One window of the Peromyscus maniculatus bairdii isolate BWxNUB_F1_BW_parent chromosome 18, HU_Pman_BW_mat_3.1, whole genome shotgun sequence genome contains the following:
- the Gdf11 gene encoding growth/differentiation factor 11, whose product MVLAAPLLLGFLLLALELRPRGEAAEGPAAAAAAAAAAAAAAGVGGERSSGPAASAAPEPDGCPVCLWRQHSRELRLESIKSQILSKLRLKEAPNISREVVKQLLPKAPPLQQILDLHDFQGDALQPEDFLEEDEYHATTETVISMAQETDPAVQTDGSPLCCHFHFSPKVMFTKVLKAQLWVYLRPVPRPATVYLQILRLKPLTGEGTAGGGGGGRRHIRIRSLKIELHSRSGHWQSIDFKQVLHSWFRQPQSNWGIEINAFDPSGTDLAVTSLGPGAEGLHPFMELRVLENTKRSRRNLGLDCDEHSSESRCCRYPLTVDFEAFGWDWIIAPKRYKANYCSGQCEYMFMQKYPHTHLVQQANPRGSAGPCCTPTKMSPINMLYFNDKQQIIYGKIPGMVVDRCGCS is encoded by the exons ATGGTGCTCGCGGCCCCGCTGCTGCTGGGCTTCCTGCTCCTCGCCCTGGAGCTGCGGCCCCGGGGGGAGGCGGCCGAGggccccgcggcggcggcggcggcggcagcggcggcggcggcggcggccggggtCGGGGGGGAGCGCTCGAGCGGGCCGGCCGCGTCCGCAGCGCCGGAGCCGGACGGCTGCCCCGTCTGCTTGTGGCGGCAGCACAGCCGCGAGCTGCGCCTGGAGAGCATCAAGTCGCAGATCCTGAGCAAACTGCGGCTCAAGGAGGCGCCCAACATCAGCCGGGAGGTGGTGAAGCAGCTGCTGCCGAAGGCGCCGCCGCTGCAGCAGATCCTGGATCTGCACGACTTCCAAGGCGACGCGCTGCAGCCCGAGGACTTCTTGGAAGAGGACGAGTACCACGCTACCACGGAGACGGTCATAAGCATGGCCCAGGAGA CGGACCCCGCAGTGCAGACAGATGGCAGCCCTCTCTGTTGCCATTTCCACTTCAGCCCCAAGGTGATGTTCACAAAGGTCCTCAAGGCCCAGCTGTGGGTGTACCTTCGGCCTGTGCCCCGCCCAGCCACAGTCTACCTGCAGATCTTGCGACTGAAACCCCTAACTGGGGAAGGGAcggcagggggagggggtggaggccGGCGGCACATCCGCATCCGGTCACTCAAGATTGAGCTGCACTCGCGTTCCGGCCACTGGCAGAGCATCGACTTCAAGCAAGTGCTGCACAGCTGGTTCCGCCAGCCGCAGAGCAATTGGGGCATCGAGATCAACGCCTTCGACCCCAGCGGCACGGACCTGGCCGTCACTTCCCTTGGGCCAGGAGCTGAGGGGCTG CATCCTTTCATGGAGCTTCGAGTCCTAGAGAACACAAAAAGGTCCCGGCGGAACCTAGGCCTGGACTGCGATGAACACTCCAGTGAGTCCCGCTGCTGCCGATACCCTCTCACGGTGGACTTTGAGGCTTTTGGCTGGGACTGGATCATTGCACCTAAGCGCTACAAGGCCAACTACTGCTCCGGCCAGTGCGAGTACATGTTCATGCAAAAGTATCCACACACCCACTTGGTGCAACAGGCCAACCCAAGAGGCTCTGCTGGGCCCTGCTGCACCCCTACCAAGATGTCCCCAATCAACATGCTCTACTTCAATGACAAGCAGCAGATTATCTACGGCAAGATCCCTGGCATGGTGGTGGATCGCTGTGGCTGCTCCTAA